One region of Acidobacteriota bacterium genomic DNA includes:
- a CDS encoding SDR family oxidoreductase has product MFNRFAQTQENKANFLATHIPTKRMGTPEEIANAIVFISSDKASYIIGASLAVDGGMTAG; this is encoded by the coding sequence ATGTTCAACCGCTTTGCGCAAACGCAGGAAAACAAAGCAAATTTCCTCGCGACACACATTCCTACCAAGCGCATGGGCACCCCCGAAGAGATTGCAAATGCCATCGTGTTCATTAGTTCTGACAAGGCCTCCTATATCATCGGTGCATCCCTGGCGGTGGATGGAGGGATGACCGCGGGCTGA